The proteins below come from a single Chitinophaga pinensis DSM 2588 genomic window:
- a CDS encoding pyridoxal phosphate-dependent aminotransferase family protein yields MEAQFTHSTPTSTTSIAGKEYLFFSGFSYLGLHSHPTFNTLLKEGIDRYGTVFISSRIANTRLHLYEELEHALAVHLRQQAAATFSSGYLAAQAAVQYAATQGELLYATNAHPALRTGKPAIPTENWADWADKTTEKVNAHPDHTFVIVADGVNPLTSTINDFSWLTEIKRQVLVLIDDSHGIGIVSDDGSGIVNRLPQLSALRYLLSASLAKAYSTQGGVVAGHAKDVAAIKKTPLFTGATPMMPANAWAFLQSFPLHAAQLMLLQHKIRYFKALAAGIGYLYNPFHLPIFLIKDRSGIEKYLLDHDIMISSFGYPNPDSPPVNRIIISAQHGDKDLEVLHTLLINQ; encoded by the coding sequence ATGGAGGCACAGTTCACACATTCCACGCCCACCAGCACCACCAGTATTGCCGGAAAAGAATATCTCTTCTTTTCCGGTTTTTCTTATCTGGGGCTGCATAGTCATCCGACCTTCAATACATTGCTGAAAGAAGGAATTGACCGGTATGGTACCGTATTCATTTCTTCCAGGATCGCCAATACACGGCTACACCTCTATGAAGAACTGGAACATGCGCTGGCTGTGCACCTGCGACAACAGGCTGCCGCTACATTCTCTTCAGGCTATTTAGCCGCTCAGGCAGCTGTACAGTATGCTGCTACACAAGGTGAGTTATTATACGCAACAAACGCCCATCCGGCATTAAGAACAGGGAAACCAGCCATCCCGACAGAGAACTGGGCGGACTGGGCTGACAAAACAACAGAAAAAGTAAATGCGCATCCTGATCACACTTTTGTGATCGTTGCAGATGGGGTGAATCCTTTAACCAGCACTATCAATGATTTCAGCTGGTTAACTGAAATAAAACGGCAGGTATTGGTACTGATCGACGATTCGCATGGCATAGGAATTGTCTCTGATGACGGCAGTGGTATTGTAAATCGCTTACCGCAATTGTCTGCGCTGCGCTATCTGCTGTCCGCGTCACTGGCAAAGGCATATAGTACACAGGGAGGCGTCGTGGCCGGACATGCAAAAGATGTTGCCGCGATTAAAAAAACGCCCTTGTTTACAGGAGCAACGCCGATGATGCCCGCAAATGCCTGGGCATTCCTGCAAAGCTTTCCTTTACATGCTGCACAGCTTATGTTATTACAGCATAAGATCCGGTACTTTAAGGCGCTAGCAGCAGGAATAGGGTATCTGTACAATCCTTTTCATTTACCCATATTTCTGATAAAGGATCGTTCGGGCATAGAAAAATACCTGCTGGACCATGACATTATGATTTCTTCTTTTGGCTATCCGAATCCTGATAGTCCGCCGGTGAACAGAATCATCATTTCAGCCCAGCACGGTGACAAAGATCTGGAAGTATTGCACACATTACTCATAAACCAATAA
- the ggt gene encoding gamma-glutamyltransferase, whose product MRKVSLLLVMTLTSTAYAQQRSVKNDAYHYKIEKTITASRGAVVSAHPLASQAGLQMLQQGGNAVDAAIATQLALAVVYPAAGNLGGGGFMVAHLKNGKNVTIDYREKAPGAASRDMYIDAGGNANTALSQDGHLAAGVPGTVAGLFASLPYAKLTIQQLIAPAILLAEKGYAITDREAKSLNRTQDNFKKLNTQGNAFIKATPWKAGDTLLQKDLAATLKRIRDNGKAGFYEGETARLIVAEMQRGHGLMTAADLKAYEAKERTAVTFAYKKYDIVTMPLPSSGGVALQQMMGMVEKYPLHDWGFHSIAAMHVMIEAERRAYADRAKFLGDPDFVKVPVKQLTDPAYLQTRMQDFDPKKASVSTNVPAGNIYESKETTHLSVMDNEGNAVAVTTTLNGGYGSKVVVGGAGFFLNNEMDDFSVKPGVPNMYGLIGAEANAVAPGKRMLSSMTPTIVLKQGKPYIVTGTPGGSTIITSVFQTLLNLLEFNLSAQQAVDAPKFHHQWLPDEVYVEEDFDQTPLNGLKQMGYKIEPSSPIGRVELIRINGKGQLEAVGDKRGDDSAAGY is encoded by the coding sequence ATGCGCAAGGTCTCATTATTACTGGTTATGACCCTCACCAGTACAGCTTATGCTCAGCAGCGTTCTGTAAAGAATGACGCATATCACTACAAGATAGAGAAAACGATTACTGCTTCGCGTGGAGCAGTCGTATCGGCCCATCCCCTTGCGAGTCAGGCAGGATTGCAGATGTTGCAACAAGGTGGTAATGCAGTGGATGCCGCCATCGCCACTCAGCTGGCACTGGCAGTAGTCTATCCTGCGGCAGGTAATCTCGGTGGCGGCGGATTTATGGTCGCACACCTGAAAAATGGGAAAAACGTTACGATCGACTACAGGGAAAAAGCACCCGGCGCCGCATCCAGAGATATGTATATCGACGCCGGTGGTAATGCCAATACAGCCCTTAGTCAGGACGGACATCTGGCTGCCGGCGTACCCGGCACAGTAGCAGGTCTGTTTGCTTCTCTCCCCTATGCAAAACTGACGATACAGCAACTCATTGCACCAGCTATCTTATTAGCTGAAAAAGGATATGCTATCACAGACAGAGAAGCAAAATCACTGAACAGGACACAGGATAATTTCAAGAAATTAAATACACAGGGGAATGCCTTCATAAAAGCTACCCCATGGAAAGCAGGCGATACACTGCTGCAGAAAGATCTCGCAGCGACACTGAAAAGAATCAGAGACAATGGTAAAGCAGGCTTTTATGAAGGTGAAACAGCCCGGCTGATCGTAGCAGAGATGCAACGCGGGCACGGTCTGATGACAGCTGCTGATCTGAAGGCATATGAAGCAAAAGAAAGAACAGCCGTTACTTTCGCCTATAAAAAATACGATATCGTTACCATGCCATTACCCTCCAGCGGTGGCGTAGCTTTACAGCAGATGATGGGTATGGTGGAAAAATACCCGCTGCATGACTGGGGCTTCCACTCCATTGCAGCCATGCACGTGATGATCGAAGCAGAACGTCGTGCATACGCGGATCGTGCGAAGTTCCTCGGTGATCCTGATTTCGTAAAAGTCCCGGTAAAACAGCTCACGGATCCGGCTTATCTGCAAACGCGTATGCAGGACTTCGATCCGAAAAAAGCCAGTGTCAGCACCAATGTACCTGCCGGTAACATCTACGAAAGTAAAGAAACTACCCACCTCTCCGTAATGGACAACGAGGGGAATGCCGTTGCGGTTACCACCACCCTGAATGGTGGCTATGGCTCCAAAGTAGTAGTAGGTGGTGCAGGCTTTTTCCTGAACAATGAAATGGATGACTTCAGTGTAAAACCTGGTGTACCTAATATGTACGGACTGATCGGCGCAGAGGCAAATGCAGTTGCACCGGGCAAACGTATGCTCAGTTCCATGACACCCACCATCGTGCTGAAACAGGGGAAACCCTATATTGTAACAGGTACGCCGGGCGGCTCTACTATTATCACCTCTGTCTTCCAGACGCTGCTGAACCTGCTGGAGTTTAATCTCTCTGCACAACAGGCTGTAGATGCACCGAAATTCCACCACCAATGGCTGCCGGATGAAGTATATGTAGAAGAAGACTTTGATCAGACGCCCCTGAATGGCCTGAAGCAGATGGGATATAAAATCGAACCGAGCAGTCCTATCGGACGCGTGGAACTGATCCGGATCAACGGAAAAGGACAACTGGAAGCAGTAGGCGACAAACGAGGCGATGACAGCGCCGCCGGTTACTGA
- a CDS encoding DUF1572 family protein has protein sequence MIGKIYLDSVLKRIAYYKSLGDQTIAVLTEQQLHWQPEGEPNSICHIIKHMSGNMRSRWTDFLTSDGEKPWRNRDTEFEADDLSAAAIKQLWEDGWKCMLDAIGALQPADLEKTVYIRNEPHIALDAINRQLAHLPYHVGQIVYIGKMIKKNDWQSLSIPKGKSQDFNQEMFGKKQ, from the coding sequence ATGATAGGAAAAATATATCTGGACAGCGTACTAAAAAGAATTGCCTATTATAAATCATTAGGTGACCAGACCATCGCTGTACTGACAGAACAACAACTACACTGGCAACCGGAAGGCGAGCCTAACAGCATCTGCCACATCATTAAACATATGAGCGGTAATATGCGCTCCCGCTGGACCGACTTCCTGACCAGCGACGGAGAAAAGCCCTGGCGTAACAGGGATACGGAGTTTGAAGCAGATGACTTATCTGCAGCAGCGATTAAACAATTGTGGGAAGATGGCTGGAAATGTATGCTGGATGCAATCGGCGCATTACAGCCGGCAGACCTGGAAAAAACAGTGTACATCCGCAATGAACCACATATTGCCCTCGACGCCATTAACAGGCAACTGGCACACCTCCCCTACCATGTAGGGCAAATTGTGTACATTGGCAAAATGATTAAAAAGAACGACTGGCAAAGCCTGTCTATTCCCAAAGGGAAATCGCAGGACTTCAACCAGGAAATGTTCGGCAAAAAACAATAA
- a CDS encoding TraB/GumN family protein, which yields MNIPAVKQFTCHTATSRLSEQAVKESTIKSSLLWKISGKDLDQPSWLYGTIDIFCSQQPHMPDAVLTALKQSRSLYLTTDASVPGPEKAAAIKAAITMPEGYSFKKLFSEAEYKELYEWLPDSLKKRLPSMDRFRPTVINTLIIYVAFAPFCKEQVYDATELIKLAQTRQLPIFGLEKLADMIALTDSIPDEEEAQMMLKIIRQPERMNSLFYGIVNAYKSQDIDSILVAMTATEDSQRHKAMIVDRRNRKWAPLIIDQASWAPTFFAIAAAHLGGPTGLIALLRKEGYTVTPIPM from the coding sequence ATGAATATACCGGCAGTAAAACAGTTTACATGTCATACGGCTACAAGCCGGCTATCTGAACAAGCAGTAAAGGAGTCTACAATAAAATCGTCTCTTTTATGGAAAATATCCGGTAAAGATCTGGATCAACCATCCTGGCTCTACGGAACAATAGACATCTTCTGTTCGCAGCAACCTCACATGCCAGATGCCGTACTCACCGCACTAAAACAGTCCCGTTCATTATATCTGACAACAGATGCATCCGTACCTGGCCCTGAAAAGGCAGCGGCAATAAAAGCAGCTATAACGATGCCGGAAGGATATTCTTTCAAAAAACTGTTCAGTGAAGCGGAATATAAAGAGCTGTATGAATGGCTGCCCGACTCTCTAAAAAAGCGCCTGCCATCAATGGACAGATTCAGACCAACAGTCATAAATACCCTGATAATTTATGTGGCTTTTGCACCTTTTTGCAAGGAGCAGGTGTATGACGCTACAGAGTTGATAAAACTCGCTCAGACGAGGCAATTGCCTATATTCGGACTGGAAAAATTAGCTGATATGATAGCGCTGACGGATAGTATTCCGGATGAAGAAGAAGCTCAGATGATGCTTAAAATAATCAGACAACCAGAGAGGATGAATAGCCTATTCTATGGGATTGTCAATGCCTATAAATCACAGGATATCGATTCTATTCTCGTGGCAATGACGGCTACAGAAGACAGCCAACGCCACAAAGCCATGATAGTGGACCGACGCAACCGTAAATGGGCGCCTCTCATTATCGATCAGGCTTCATGGGCGCCGACCTTCTTTGCAATAGCAGCCGCCCACCTGGGAGGCCCCACAGGACTGATCGCATTACTACGTAAAGAAGGCTATACTGTCACCCCCATCCCAATGTAA
- a CDS encoding TraB/GumN family protein — protein sequence MLLKKIGTLLLCSFSLLTAKAQQQPKEKSSLLWEISGKDLKSPSWLYGTIHIVCQDDLHFSAATKEAIKQTKSLFLEINMSDKQEMQSLQAAMMMPEGYSFKSFVNEAEYKQLKDWCQDSMHMDVAVLDRFKPLVLLSLITRQYFTSVCQNPAYCEAELLKLAQEQQLPVHGLEKALDQVAIFDSIPDKEEAQMILKTIGEPEKTRETYSQMLKSYREQDVTALAKLMTETEDMVRYKDILLDDRNRNWVPLIAAAAAKEPTFFAVGAGHLGGNTGVIALLRKQGYTVKPVQ from the coding sequence ATGTTACTTAAAAAGATCGGTACACTGCTGCTTTGCAGTTTTTCATTGTTAACCGCCAAAGCTCAGCAACAACCCAAAGAAAAGTCTTCCCTGTTATGGGAAATATCCGGTAAAGACCTTAAAAGCCCATCCTGGTTATATGGCACCATCCATATCGTTTGCCAGGACGATCTGCACTTCTCCGCCGCTACAAAGGAAGCCATCAAACAAACGAAATCATTGTTCCTTGAAATCAACATGTCCGATAAGCAGGAAATGCAATCCCTGCAGGCCGCTATGATGATGCCGGAAGGTTATTCCTTTAAAAGCTTCGTCAATGAGGCAGAATACAAGCAATTAAAAGACTGGTGCCAGGACTCCATGCATATGGACGTGGCAGTACTCGACAGGTTCAAACCACTTGTATTATTATCGCTGATCACCAGACAGTACTTTACTTCCGTTTGCCAGAACCCTGCTTATTGCGAAGCAGAACTGCTGAAGCTCGCACAGGAACAGCAATTGCCTGTTCACGGACTGGAAAAAGCACTGGACCAGGTAGCTATCTTCGACAGCATCCCTGATAAAGAAGAAGCACAGATGATCCTGAAAACAATCGGGGAACCTGAAAAAACACGTGAGACCTATTCACAGATGCTGAAATCTTACCGCGAACAGGATGTTACCGCACTGGCTAAGCTGATGACAGAAACAGAAGATATGGTGCGTTATAAAGATATTCTGCTGGATGACCGTAACCGTAACTGGGTACCACTGATTGCAGCAGCAGCGGCGAAAGAACCCACCTTCTTTGCCGTAGGCGCAGGACACCTGGGTGGTAATACCGGTGTTATCGCGTTATTACGCAAGCAGGGATATACGGTGAAACCGGTGCAATAA